The following are encoded together in the Dama dama isolate Ldn47 chromosome 29, ASM3311817v1, whole genome shotgun sequence genome:
- the LOC133048611 gene encoding olfactory receptor 13C7 — protein MESANQTASVTEFILLGLSAHPKLEKTFFVLILLVYLVILLGNGLLILVTTLDSRLHTPMYFFLGNLSFLDICYTTSSVPLILDSFLTPRKTIPFSACAVQMFLSFAMGATECVLLGMMAFDRYVAICNPLRYPVVMSRAVYVPMAAGSWTLGGVASLVHTSLAIQLPFCGANVINHFTCEILAVLKLACADISINVVSMGVTNVIFLGVPVLLIFVSYVFILTTILRIPSAEGRKKAFSTCFAHLTVVVIFYGTILFMYGKPKSKDPLGADKQDLGDKLTSLFYGVLTPMLNPIIYSLRNKDVKAGVRNLVSQKCFTW, from the coding sequence ATGGAAAGTGCCAACCAGACAGCCTCTGTGACAGAGTTCATCCTCCTGGGCCTCTCGGCCCACCCAAAGCTGGAGAAAACGTTCTTTGTGCTCATCCTGCTCGTGTACCTGGTGATCCTGCTGGGCAACGGGCTCCTCATCCTGGTGACCACCCTTGACTCCCGCCTGCACacgcccatgtacttcttcctggggAACCTCTCCTTCCTGGACATCTGCTACACAACCTCCTCAGTGCCCCTCATCCTTGACAGCTTCCTGACCCCCAGGAAAACCATCCCCTTCTCAGCCTGTGCTGTGCAGATGTTCCTCTCCTTTGCCATGGGGGCCACCGAGTGTGTGCTTCTGGGCATGATGGCATTTgatcgctatgtggccatctgcaaccCCCTGAGATACCCCGTGGTCATGAGCAGGGCTGTCTATGTGCCCATGGCTGCTGGCTCCTGGACTCTTGGTGGTGTTGCTTCTCTGGTTCACACATCCTTGGCGATTCAGTTACCCTTCTGTGGGGCCAATGTCATCAACCACTTCACCTGTGAGATCCTGGCTGTCCTGAAGCTGGCCTGTGCTGACATCTCCATCAATGTGGTCAGTATGGGGGTGACCAATGTGATCTTCCTGGGGGTCCCAGTTCTGCTCATCTTTGTCTCCTACGTCTTCATCCTCACCACCATCCTGAGGATCCCTTCAGCTGAGGGGAGGAAaaaggccttctccacctgctttGCCCACCTCACAGTTGTTGTCATCTTCTACGGGACCATCCTCTTCATGTATGGGAAGCCCAAATCCAAGGACCCCCTGGGGGCAGACAAACAGGACCTTGGAGACAAGCTCACCTCCCTCTTCTATGGGGTGCTGACCCCCATGCTCAACCCCATCATCTACAGCCTCAGGAACAAGGACGTGAAGGCTGGTGTGAGGAACCTGGTGAGTCAGAAATGCTTCACCTGGTGA